ATCCGGACACTTTCCGGGCTATTCGAGAGCGCTCACAAGGAGTAAGGAAATGAATCCGGCACGCGGGTGTTTTTCGGTGTTGTTCGTCGTTTTGGGTTTGTCCGGCCCGGCCGATGCACAGCAGAATTGGGATGAGGTGGTCGTCGAAGCCCATCCCGTCGTCGGAAACATCTACATGCTGACCGGCAGCGGTGGAAACATCGGCGTTTCGGTCGGCGAAGACGGCATATTGATCGTCGACGACCAGTACGCGCCGCTGGCCGACAAGATCAAGTCGGTCCTCCGGGGCCTGCACGCGGGCCCCCTCAAGTTCGTCCTGAACACCCATTTTCACGGCGATCATGTCGGCGGCAACCCCATATTCGGCCTCGAGGCGACCATCATCGCCCATACAAACGTCCACAAACGGCTCTCCACGCCACATCAGCGGGGCGTCCAGACCATCCCCGCCATGGTGGAGGACGGCTGGCCGGTGATCACCTTCGACGATGAGGTCTCGGTCCACTTCAATGGGGAAGAGATCAGGCTGGTGCATATGCCCGGCGCTCACACGGATAACGACAGTTACGTTTACTTCACGGGATCGAACGTGGTGCACATGGGGGATACCTTTTTCAACGGGCGGTTCCCCTTTGTGGACCTGCGCAGCGGTGGTACGGTGGACGGACTGATCCGCAATATCGCCGAGGTGCTGGAAATCATCGGACCGGACACCCGGGTCATACCGGGACACGGCGATCTGGGCGTGCGGGCGGACCTTCAGACTTACCACGGCATGATC
The window above is part of the Gemmatimonadota bacterium genome. Proteins encoded here:
- a CDS encoding MBL fold metallo-hydrolase, which gives rise to MNPARGCFSVLFVVLGLSGPADAQQNWDEVVVEAHPVVGNIYMLTGSGGNIGVSVGEDGILIVDDQYAPLADKIKSVLRGLHAGPLKFVLNTHFHGDHVGGNPIFGLEATIIAHTNVHKRLSTPHQRGVQTIPAMVEDGWPVITFDDEVSVHFNGEEIRLVHMPGAHTDNDSYVYFTGSNVVHMGDTFFNGRFPFVDLRSGGTVDGLIRNIAEVLEIIGPDTRVIPGHGDLGVRADLQTYHGMIVATTDAVRAMMAEGKTLDEITAAGLPDEWSGYASDFVPEVRWIETIFNSYGSAE